One Kribbella sp. NBC_00662 genomic region harbors:
- a CDS encoding helix-turn-helix domain-containing protein, with protein MDNRAPLDVIAASLRRHRARTGLSLTEVAKRAGVAKSTLSQLESGTGNPSVETLWALAVALDTPFAALLDPPRPKVQVIRAGEGPAIYSDQADYSATLVASSPPNARRDIYRIVASPGPGRKSEPHMPGVVEHVVLGSGRALVGPTDDPVELLPGDYIAYPGDLPHIFQALEEGTAATLVSEHV; from the coding sequence ATGGACAACAGGGCACCACTGGACGTGATCGCCGCGTCCCTGCGCAGGCATCGAGCCCGGACCGGACTCTCGTTGACCGAGGTGGCGAAACGCGCCGGCGTCGCGAAATCCACGTTGTCGCAGCTGGAGTCCGGCACCGGCAACCCGAGCGTGGAAACCCTGTGGGCATTGGCCGTTGCGCTCGATACGCCGTTCGCGGCACTCCTCGACCCGCCGCGCCCGAAGGTCCAGGTCATCAGAGCCGGCGAAGGCCCGGCCATCTACTCCGACCAGGCCGACTACAGCGCCACCCTGGTCGCGTCCAGCCCGCCGAACGCCCGCCGGGACATCTACCGCATCGTCGCCTCCCCCGGCCCCGGCCGGAAGTCCGAGCCGCATATGCCGGGCGTCGTCGAGCACGTCGTCCTCGGGTCCGGACGGGCCCTCGTCGGCCCGACCGACGACCCGGTCGAGCTCCTCCCCGGCGACTACATCGCCTACCCCGGCGATCTCCCGCACATCTTCCAAGCGCTCGAGGAAGGCACGGCAGCCACGCTCGTTTCCGAGCATGTGTAA
- a CDS encoding SAM-dependent methyltransferase — protein sequence MPDAKQAPSSIPVGVDTSRASIARVYDAFLGGKDNFEVDREVLRGVQAAAPQAQDLAWSNRNFLIRSCRFLAGQAGITQYLDCGSGLPTAENTHQVVQRIQPEAKVLYIDNDPVVLAHGRALLEENENTLFVSADIFEPDEVLSKPEVRDFLDFSQPIAVMQAGTLHHYIGTEGAQIMQKYVDAVVPGSYTVISHFYDPETPEHTEVAQKMEEKFIHSPMGSGRFRTRKELMEFFPDQELVPPGLVLCDDWWPDGPRLKPLNQVEECIVGGVGRKL from the coding sequence ATGCCCGATGCCAAACAGGCACCCAGTTCGATCCCCGTCGGCGTCGACACCAGTCGGGCCAGCATCGCCCGGGTCTACGACGCCTTCTTGGGCGGCAAGGACAACTTCGAGGTCGACCGCGAGGTACTGCGTGGGGTCCAGGCCGCCGCGCCGCAGGCCCAGGACCTGGCCTGGTCGAACCGGAACTTCCTGATCCGCTCGTGCCGGTTCCTGGCCGGCCAGGCGGGGATCACGCAGTACCTGGACTGCGGATCCGGTCTGCCGACCGCCGAGAACACCCACCAGGTCGTGCAGCGGATCCAGCCCGAGGCCAAGGTGCTCTACATCGACAACGACCCGGTGGTGCTCGCGCACGGCCGCGCGCTGCTCGAGGAGAACGAGAACACGCTGTTCGTCAGCGCCGACATCTTCGAGCCGGACGAGGTGCTGAGCAAGCCCGAGGTGCGTGACTTCCTCGACTTCAGCCAGCCGATCGCCGTGATGCAGGCCGGCACGCTGCACCACTACATCGGCACCGAAGGTGCGCAGATCATGCAGAAGTACGTCGACGCGGTGGTGCCCGGGTCGTACACGGTGATCTCGCACTTCTACGACCCGGAGACTCCGGAGCACACCGAGGTCGCCCAGAAGATGGAGGAGAAGTTCATCCACAGCCCGATGGGCAGCGGCCGGTTCCGCACCCGCAAGGAGCTGATGGAGTTCTTCCCGGACCAGGAGCTGGTGCCGCCGGGCCTGGTGCTCTGCGACGACTGGTGGCCGGACGGCCCGCGGCTCAAGCCGCTGAACCAGGTCGAGGAGTGCATCGTCGGCGGGGTCGGCCGCAAGCTCTGA
- a CDS encoding ABC transporter ATP-binding protein, producing the protein MAAAEPTVIADRLDIIYKVIAGQGGKGTAATALRRILKRQDRPTIREVHAVKSVSFTANKGDAIGVIGRNGSGKSTLLRAIAGLLPPAAGAVYTGGQPSLLGVNAAMMNDLTGDRNVVLGCLAMGMSPAEVQRRYDEIVEFSGIGDFIDLPMSTYSSGMAARLKFAIASAKTHDILLVDEALATGDAEFRVRSERKIKELRDQAGTVFLVSHSLDVVQETCNRAIWLDAGVLRLDGPVQEVVEAYIKSTRAG; encoded by the coding sequence ATGGCCGCGGCTGAACCGACAGTCATCGCGGACCGCCTGGACATCATCTACAAGGTGATCGCCGGCCAGGGCGGCAAGGGTACGGCGGCCACCGCGCTCCGGCGGATCCTGAAACGGCAGGACCGGCCGACGATCCGCGAGGTGCACGCGGTCAAGAGCGTCAGCTTCACCGCGAACAAGGGCGACGCGATCGGCGTGATCGGCCGCAACGGCTCCGGCAAGTCGACGCTGCTGCGCGCGATCGCCGGCCTGCTGCCGCCCGCGGCCGGCGCCGTCTACACCGGCGGGCAGCCGTCGCTGCTGGGCGTCAACGCGGCGATGATGAACGACCTCACCGGCGACCGCAACGTGGTGCTCGGCTGCCTCGCGATGGGCATGTCCCCGGCCGAGGTCCAGCGCCGGTACGACGAGATCGTCGAGTTCTCCGGGATCGGCGACTTCATCGACCTACCGATGTCGACGTACTCGTCCGGGATGGCAGCGCGGTTGAAGTTCGCGATCGCGTCCGCGAAGACGCACGACATCCTGCTCGTCGACGAGGCGCTGGCCACCGGCGACGCCGAGTTCCGGGTGCGGTCCGAGCGCAAGATCAAGGAGCTCCGCGACCAGGCCGGCACGGTCTTCCTGGTCAGCCACAGCCTCGACGTGGTCCAGGAGACGTGCAACCGCGCGATCTGGCTGGACGCCGGCGTACTGCGCCTCGACGGCCCGGTCCAAGAGGTCGTCGAGGCCTACATCAAGTCGACCCGCGCCGGCTAG
- a CDS encoding ricin-type beta-trefoil lectin domain protein, protein MRLKSLLLCALLGLAAVLVPGSASAIGVTPGTYVNYTFDTASLTQAEFRMTINNSPGRANVYWSNQFDFTGGDVGGYTGMQTHRDGGGMFLYSLWNSTDMRVGDAGTYCIKFQEDGTGGSCRLDRAPTPGHTYAFAVTSEGSGWYGVTVRDLTAGTSFKLGSLQTGAGNTISTSGMVSWTEYFDWNNDKATCDDEPYSKLTMNLPTSGSLTAHFTGSSESTGCAADSQVTLNGSTAVQENGIGNSASGDIRGSGGCLDVSGSDGTTILLYTCTGNDNQNWVHAENKTFHAQFSCLDSSATQAGAVILYSCHGGANQQWTQPGDGTIRANGLCLTAPGALGNPVTVASCNNSAAQRWTF, encoded by the coding sequence ATGAGACTCAAATCCCTACTGCTCTGCGCCCTGCTCGGCCTCGCGGCCGTCCTCGTCCCGGGTAGTGCGTCGGCGATCGGCGTCACGCCCGGCACCTACGTCAACTACACGTTCGACACCGCCTCGCTCACGCAGGCCGAGTTCCGGATGACGATCAACAACTCACCCGGGCGCGCGAACGTCTACTGGTCCAACCAGTTCGACTTCACCGGCGGCGACGTCGGCGGGTACACCGGCATGCAGACCCACCGCGACGGCGGCGGCATGTTCCTCTACTCGCTCTGGAACTCGACCGACATGCGCGTCGGCGACGCCGGCACGTACTGCATCAAGTTCCAGGAGGACGGCACCGGCGGCAGCTGCCGACTCGACCGAGCCCCGACACCCGGCCACACCTACGCGTTCGCGGTAACCAGTGAAGGCAGCGGCTGGTACGGCGTCACCGTCCGCGACCTCACCGCCGGTACGTCGTTCAAACTCGGCAGCCTGCAGACTGGCGCCGGCAACACCATCAGTACGTCGGGAATGGTGAGCTGGACCGAGTACTTCGACTGGAACAACGACAAGGCCACCTGCGACGACGAGCCGTACTCGAAGCTGACGATGAACCTGCCGACCAGCGGAAGTCTGACCGCGCACTTCACCGGCAGCTCGGAGAGCACCGGCTGCGCGGCGGACAGCCAGGTCACGCTGAACGGCTCGACCGCCGTCCAGGAGAACGGCATCGGGAACTCCGCATCCGGCGACATCCGCGGCAGCGGCGGTTGTCTGGACGTCTCCGGCTCGGACGGTACGACGATCCTGCTGTACACCTGCACCGGCAACGACAACCAGAACTGGGTGCATGCGGAGAACAAGACGTTCCACGCCCAGTTCAGCTGTCTCGACTCGAGCGCGACGCAAGCCGGCGCCGTGATCCTCTACAGCTGCCACGGCGGCGCCAACCAGCAGTGGACGCAGCCCGGCGACGGCACCATCCGCGCCAACGGGCTGTGCCTGACCGCACCAGGTGCTCTCGGCAATCCCGTAACCGTTGCCTCATGCAACAACTCGGCGGCGCAGCGCTGGACGTTCTGA
- a CDS encoding VOC family protein — protein sequence MINGAHVIIYSTDADADRVFFRDVLGYPSVDAGQGWLIFTLPPAEVAVHPAEAASHELLLMCDDLDATMADLTSRGVEFSQPVQRQRWGVLTAFRLPGGGEVGLYEPLHERAHDL from the coding sequence ATGATCAACGGAGCCCATGTGATCATCTACAGCACGGATGCCGACGCGGATCGGGTGTTCTTCCGGGACGTGCTGGGGTATCCGTCGGTCGATGCCGGGCAGGGGTGGCTGATCTTCACGTTGCCGCCGGCCGAGGTGGCGGTGCATCCGGCCGAGGCTGCGTCGCACGAGCTGTTGCTGATGTGCGACGACCTCGACGCCACGATGGCCGACCTGACCTCGCGCGGGGTGGAGTTCTCGCAGCCTGTGCAACGGCAGCGGTGGGGTGTGCTGACGGCGTTCCGGTTGCCGGGCGGAGGCGAGGTCGGGTTGTACGAGCCGCTGCACGAGCGGGCGCATGATCTCTGA
- a CDS encoding type IV toxin-antitoxin system AbiEi family antitoxin domain-containing protein, which translates to MNQRLRLIAQRQGGVFSRRQALASGCTHEQIVRCLRDGSWEQIRRGQYAETLDLTVLPSWERARTMHLRQVHAVMNAMRPGSVAVSHQSALVLHGLPIWGLDLSRVHVTRLDGRSGGVVAGVQHHLGVLTDADLEVVDGLLATTIARATLESACTASFEVAVVGVDAALHAGQLGDDDVRRLRSVMAFWPGSVAAREALGFGNGLSESVGESRLRVLMYERGLPRPRLQTEFRDRFGLIGRVDFDFDGYQTVVEFDGAVKYGGGSSEVLIREKRREDRLRALGLTVIRTSWSDFDRPAELAADILGVLNRHRRPA; encoded by the coding sequence GTGAACCAGCGGCTCAGACTGATCGCGCAGCGACAAGGTGGCGTCTTCAGCCGTCGCCAGGCCCTCGCGAGTGGATGCACCCACGAGCAGATCGTCCGCTGCCTGCGGGACGGTAGCTGGGAACAGATCCGCCGCGGTCAGTACGCCGAGACGCTCGACCTGACTGTTCTGCCGTCGTGGGAACGCGCCCGTACGATGCACCTCCGGCAGGTGCACGCGGTGATGAACGCGATGCGCCCGGGTTCCGTCGCCGTCAGCCATCAATCGGCGCTGGTGCTGCACGGTCTGCCGATCTGGGGCCTCGACCTCAGTCGCGTGCATGTCACCCGGCTCGACGGGCGATCCGGTGGCGTCGTCGCCGGCGTACAGCACCACCTCGGAGTGCTGACCGATGCCGACCTCGAGGTCGTTGACGGTCTGCTCGCGACCACCATCGCGCGCGCAACCCTCGAATCTGCGTGTACGGCGTCGTTCGAGGTGGCGGTGGTCGGCGTTGACGCTGCGCTGCACGCCGGCCAGCTCGGCGACGACGACGTACGGCGCCTGCGGTCCGTGATGGCGTTCTGGCCAGGGTCCGTCGCGGCCCGGGAAGCGTTGGGGTTCGGGAACGGACTGTCCGAGTCGGTCGGTGAGTCACGGCTCCGGGTCCTGATGTACGAGCGCGGGCTGCCGCGACCTCGCTTGCAGACCGAGTTCCGCGATCGTTTCGGGCTCATCGGCCGGGTCGACTTCGACTTCGACGGGTATCAGACGGTGGTCGAGTTCGACGGCGCGGTGAAGTACGGCGGCGGATCATCCGAGGTCCTGATCCGGGAGAAGCGGCGCGAGGACCGGCTCCGCGCTCTCGGCCTCACCGTGATCCGGACCAGCTGGTCCGACTTCGACCGGCCCGCCGAGCTCGCCGCCGACATCCTCGGCGTCCTGAACCGCCACCGCCGCCCAGCCTGA
- a CDS encoding AzlC family ABC transporter permease: MRSIWRTLDRGLARDIGLVCLADGVVGLSYGAISVGGGLPLWVPVLLSVVVFAGASQFLFVGIVAAGGSPIAAMIAGLLVNSRHVAFGLAVSDVIGSGWRRFPGSHVMTDENVAFAMGQDELEQKRAAYWAGGLGIFVCWNIGVVVGGLAGSVITDTDVFGLDAAFPAVLLALVLPSLRDRSTRTAALIGVVVALAATPFLPAGLPVLFALVGLLFYRAGKPALEVAG; the protein is encoded by the coding sequence ATGCGTTCGATTTGGCGAACACTCGATCGGGGACTCGCCCGCGACATCGGCCTGGTCTGCCTGGCCGACGGAGTCGTGGGCCTTTCGTACGGCGCGATCAGCGTCGGCGGCGGGCTGCCGTTGTGGGTGCCGGTCCTGCTCTCGGTCGTGGTCTTCGCGGGTGCGTCGCAGTTCCTGTTCGTCGGGATCGTCGCGGCCGGTGGCAGTCCGATCGCGGCGATGATCGCGGGGCTGCTGGTGAACAGCCGGCACGTCGCGTTCGGGCTGGCGGTCAGCGATGTGATCGGGAGCGGGTGGCGGCGGTTCCCGGGCAGTCACGTGATGACCGACGAGAACGTCGCTTTCGCGATGGGACAGGACGAGCTGGAGCAGAAGCGTGCGGCGTACTGGGCCGGCGGCCTCGGCATCTTCGTGTGCTGGAACATCGGCGTCGTGGTCGGTGGGTTGGCCGGGTCGGTGATCACGGACACGGATGTCTTCGGGCTCGACGCGGCGTTCCCTGCGGTCCTGCTCGCTCTGGTGCTGCCGTCCCTGCGTGACCGGTCGACACGGACGGCGGCGCTCATCGGCGTTGTGGTTGCGCTGGCGGCAACTCCGTTCCTGCCGGCCGGTCTGCCTGTCCTGTTCGCCTTGGTCGGTCTGCTCTTCTACCGTGCCGGGAAGCCCGCCCTGGAGGTGGCCGGATGA
- a CDS encoding helix-turn-helix domain-containing protein — MTEPGAYGGPTALRIMLGVHLRRLREQAQISRTDAGWAIRGSESKISRLELGRVGFKVRDVDDLLTLYKVEDDEERERLLTLAREANSPGWWQRFDDLTPQWFHSYLGLEMAADLIRTFELQFVPGLLQTPEYARAVMQLGRQDVPLSRAEQDRLVSLRMSRQEVLTRQRPARLWAVIDEAVLRRPIGSPAILRAQLEHLIDASRRHNVTLQIIPFSKGGYTATGGAFTLLRFNDADLPDIVYIEHLTSAVYLDKRDELDTYVVTMDAVSITAAQPRETEKLIRQAIERLS; from the coding sequence GTGACCGAGCCGGGCGCGTACGGCGGACCGACCGCCCTGCGCATCATGCTCGGTGTGCACCTGCGCCGTCTCCGCGAGCAGGCCCAGATCAGCCGCACCGACGCGGGCTGGGCGATCCGCGGCTCGGAATCCAAGATCAGCCGGCTCGAGCTCGGCCGGGTCGGGTTCAAGGTGCGCGACGTCGACGACCTGCTGACGCTCTACAAGGTCGAGGACGACGAGGAGCGCGAACGCCTGCTGACATTGGCCCGCGAGGCCAACAGCCCGGGCTGGTGGCAACGGTTCGACGACCTCACGCCGCAGTGGTTCCACTCCTATCTCGGGCTCGAGATGGCAGCGGATCTCATTCGTACGTTCGAGTTGCAGTTCGTCCCGGGTCTGCTGCAGACACCGGAGTACGCGCGGGCCGTCATGCAGCTCGGCCGGCAGGACGTCCCGTTGTCGCGGGCCGAGCAGGATCGCCTTGTCTCGTTGCGAATGAGCCGCCAGGAAGTGCTGACGCGGCAACGACCCGCGCGGCTCTGGGCGGTCATCGACGAGGCCGTACTGCGACGTCCGATCGGCAGCCCGGCAATCCTCAGAGCCCAGCTGGAGCACCTGATCGACGCGTCGCGACGGCACAATGTCACGCTGCAGATCATCCCGTTCTCCAAGGGCGGTTACACCGCGACCGGAGGCGCGTTCACCCTGCTCCGCTTCAACGATGCCGACCTCCCGGACATCGTCTACATCGAGCACCTGACCAGCGCTGTCTACCTCGACAAGCGCGACGAACTCGACACGTACGTCGTCACGATGGACGCCGTCTCGATCACCGCCGCCCAGCCGCGCGAAACCGAAAAACTGATCCGCCAGGCGATCGAACGCTTGTCCTAG
- a CDS encoding AzlD domain-containing protein, translating into MTNTPLLLVGIGVLAVGTFSLRFAGPALRSRFEVPERAQQLLAAAAIVLLTALVATSALTEGHGPAGVARPAGVLVGGVLAWRKAPFVLVVVAAAATAAGLRLLGVP; encoded by the coding sequence ATGACGAACACCCCGCTCCTGCTGGTCGGCATCGGAGTACTTGCCGTAGGCACCTTTTCGCTCAGGTTCGCGGGGCCGGCGCTGCGGAGCCGGTTCGAGGTACCGGAACGGGCGCAACAGCTGCTCGCTGCTGCCGCCATCGTCCTGCTGACCGCCTTGGTCGCGACCTCCGCGCTGACCGAGGGGCACGGTCCGGCTGGAGTTGCGCGGCCGGCGGGGGTGCTGGTCGGCGGCGTGCTGGCGTGGCGGAAAGCGCCGTTCGTGCTGGTGGTGGTGGCCGCTGCCGCGACGGCGGCCGGGCTCAGGCTGCTCGGGGTGCCGTAG
- a CDS encoding tyrosine-protein phosphatase → MDLDWDGCRNARDVGGLPTADGRVIREGVLIRSESLQYLTAEGVEAVRRAGVGRILDLRGDGEVAAYPTPFTGTPLAVRQALQDPADPDHGQPTIVEACTWMLDRRPELFAAAVKAIADEEDGAVVVHCHGGKDRTGMVVALALSVAGVPEEEIVADYFLTQERLAPWLEEQLAAEPDVSKHPEMIEFRDTRAESIVAILRHLDTKYGGPEAYLKHGGLTTDDLDKLRARLVG, encoded by the coding sequence ATGGATCTCGACTGGGACGGTTGCCGGAACGCTCGTGATGTCGGTGGGTTGCCTACCGCTGACGGGCGGGTGATTCGCGAGGGAGTGCTGATCCGATCGGAGAGTCTGCAGTATCTGACTGCTGAGGGTGTCGAGGCGGTACGGCGGGCCGGGGTCGGCCGGATTCTCGATCTGCGGGGTGACGGCGAGGTCGCGGCGTACCCGACGCCGTTCACCGGTACGCCGTTGGCGGTGCGGCAGGCGTTGCAGGATCCGGCGGATCCGGATCACGGGCAGCCGACGATCGTCGAGGCGTGCACGTGGATGCTCGACCGGCGACCGGAGCTGTTCGCCGCCGCGGTGAAGGCGATCGCGGACGAGGAGGACGGCGCGGTGGTCGTGCACTGTCACGGCGGCAAGGACCGGACCGGGATGGTCGTCGCGCTGGCGCTCAGCGTCGCCGGCGTACCGGAGGAGGAGATCGTCGCGGACTACTTCCTGACCCAGGAGCGGCTCGCGCCGTGGCTGGAGGAACAGCTGGCCGCGGAGCCCGATGTCTCCAAGCATCCGGAGATGATCGAGTTCCGCGACACCCGGGCCGAGTCGATCGTCGCGATCCTGCGCCACCTGGACACGAAGTACGGCGGACCGGAGGCATACCTGAAGCACGGTGGTCTCACCACCGACGATCTGGACAAGCTGAGAGCCCGCTTAGTGGGCTGA
- a CDS encoding winged helix-turn-helix transcriptional regulator has protein sequence MSVAVSEQMPEAMNWSTENCTISRVMEILGDKWTFHVLREIFVGVRRFEDIRARAGIPRQVLTERLAALIERGLIRRHPYRLPGQRERSEYRLTEAGLDLYPVLVAMIQWGDEYLPLAAGAPIEPRHRGDCGERVTVTMHCEAGHEPAPREVAFRPGPGAQRR, from the coding sequence ATGAGCGTGGCGGTCAGTGAGCAGATGCCCGAGGCGATGAACTGGTCCACGGAGAACTGCACGATCTCCCGGGTGATGGAGATCCTCGGCGACAAGTGGACTTTTCACGTCCTCCGCGAGATCTTCGTCGGCGTCCGCCGGTTCGAGGACATCCGTGCGCGGGCGGGCATCCCGCGCCAGGTTCTCACCGAGCGCCTCGCCGCGCTGATCGAGCGCGGCCTGATCCGCCGCCATCCTTACCGGCTGCCCGGCCAGCGCGAGCGTTCGGAGTACCGGCTGACGGAGGCCGGTCTGGACCTCTATCCGGTGCTGGTGGCAATGATCCAGTGGGGCGACGAGTACCTGCCGCTTGCCGCCGGCGCGCCGATCGAGCCGCGCCACCGCGGCGACTGCGGCGAACGTGTCACCGTGACCATGCACTGCGAGGCCGGCCACGAGCCGGCTCCGCGGGAGGTTGCCTTCCGCCCCGGGCCCGGCGCTCAGCGACGCTAG
- a CDS encoding ABC transporter permease has product MSGPTGATDPAALAERYGLSKSSIRPPLSSYLRELWSRRQFVLSYATARTYAMYAGARLGSIWQVLTPLLNAGVYYLAFGVLLGTKNGIDNYVAFLLSGIFVFTFTQRCMTEGSRSLALNLSLIRTLHFPRATLPLAYVLNELNQMLVSLAILFVVVGFTDGPAWRWFLIVPAMVLQMMFNIGITLVFARIGTFVSDVTQLLPFVTRTWLYASGIFFSLPSKLEQLNAPSWVVQVLAFNPISAYIDIVRRSLLQEHKQNELPHAWTIAIVWSFVMLAAGFWYFWQAEDRYGRG; this is encoded by the coding sequence ATGAGCGGGCCGACCGGGGCGACCGACCCCGCGGCCTTGGCCGAACGCTACGGACTCTCCAAGAGCTCGATCCGCCCCCCGCTCAGCTCGTATCTCCGCGAGCTGTGGAGCCGTCGCCAGTTCGTCCTCAGTTACGCCACCGCACGCACCTACGCCATGTACGCCGGAGCGCGCCTCGGCTCGATCTGGCAGGTGCTGACGCCGCTGCTGAACGCCGGGGTCTACTACCTCGCCTTCGGCGTCCTGCTCGGCACCAAGAACGGAATCGACAACTACGTCGCGTTCCTGCTCAGCGGGATCTTCGTCTTCACGTTCACCCAGCGCTGCATGACCGAGGGCTCGCGCTCACTCGCGCTGAACCTCTCGCTGATCCGCACGCTGCACTTCCCCCGCGCGACCCTCCCGCTCGCCTACGTGCTGAACGAGCTGAACCAGATGCTGGTCTCGCTCGCGATCCTGTTCGTGGTCGTCGGGTTCACCGACGGGCCGGCCTGGCGCTGGTTCCTGATCGTGCCCGCGATGGTGCTGCAGATGATGTTCAACATCGGCATCACGCTGGTCTTCGCGCGGATCGGCACGTTCGTCTCCGACGTCACCCAGCTGCTGCCGTTCGTCACCCGCACCTGGCTGTACGCGTCCGGGATCTTCTTCTCGCTGCCGTCCAAGCTCGAGCAGCTGAACGCTCCGAGCTGGGTGGTCCAGGTGCTCGCGTTCAACCCGATCTCGGCGTACATCGACATCGTCCGGCGATCGCTGCTCCAGGAGCACAAGCAGAACGAGTTGCCGCATGCCTGGACGATCGCGATCGTCTGGTCGTTCGTGATGCTCGCGGCCGGGTTCTGGTACTTCTGGCAGGCGGAGGACCGTTATGGCCGCGGCTGA
- a CDS encoding epoxide hydrolase family protein: MISEFRIRVPDDDLDDLRARLRRIRWPRQLPGNGWTRGVPVDHLRRVAERWAAYDWRSWEARLNGYPQFTTEIDGQTIHFLHLRSPEADALPLVMTHGWPGSVAEFLEVLGPLTDPAAYGGDRRDAFHVVAPSVPGHGFSLPLQDGWNHGRIARAWAELMRRLGYERYGAQGGDTGSVVSPLLGQVDPEHVVGVHINGGLAFPAVEPGDVQTDAERERLAAAERLRAVGTGYAELQGTRPQTVSYGLSDSPVGQLAWILEKFWEWTDPERALPEDAVDLDHLLTDVSIYWFTNSSATSANLYYENRRAADDLRPGVPTGIAVFPTDPAIRRVLDRRHHIVHWSEFTRGGHFAALEAPDLLVDDIRTFFRLVR; the protein is encoded by the coding sequence ATGATCTCTGAGTTCCGCATCCGGGTGCCCGACGACGACCTGGACGATCTGCGCGCCAGGCTCCGGCGGATTCGTTGGCCTCGGCAACTACCTGGGAACGGGTGGACGCGCGGGGTACCGGTCGATCACCTGCGGCGGGTCGCGGAGCGATGGGCGGCGTACGACTGGCGCTCGTGGGAGGCGCGGCTGAACGGCTACCCGCAGTTCACGACCGAGATTGACGGTCAGACGATCCACTTCCTGCACCTTCGATCGCCGGAAGCCGACGCGTTGCCACTGGTGATGACACACGGGTGGCCAGGATCGGTGGCGGAGTTCCTGGAGGTGCTCGGTCCGCTGACGGATCCGGCGGCGTACGGCGGGGATCGGCGCGATGCCTTTCACGTCGTCGCGCCGTCCGTGCCGGGGCACGGGTTCTCGCTGCCGTTGCAGGACGGCTGGAATCACGGGCGGATCGCGCGCGCCTGGGCGGAGCTGATGCGCCGGCTCGGATACGAGCGGTACGGCGCGCAAGGTGGCGACACGGGATCGGTCGTCTCACCTCTTCTCGGACAGGTCGATCCGGAGCACGTGGTCGGCGTACATATCAACGGCGGGCTGGCGTTTCCGGCCGTCGAGCCAGGTGATGTGCAGACCGATGCGGAACGCGAGCGGTTGGCCGCGGCCGAGCGGTTGCGTGCGGTCGGGACCGGGTACGCCGAGCTGCAGGGGACGCGGCCGCAGACGGTGTCGTACGGCTTGAGTGATTCGCCGGTCGGCCAGTTGGCGTGGATCCTGGAGAAGTTCTGGGAGTGGACCGATCCGGAGCGCGCGCTGCCGGAGGATGCGGTCGACCTGGACCACCTGCTCACGGACGTGTCGATCTACTGGTTCACCAACAGCAGCGCGACTTCCGCCAATCTGTACTACGAGAATCGCCGCGCCGCCGACGACCTCCGGCCGGGTGTGCCGACAGGCATAGCGGTCTTCCCGACCGATCCCGCGATCCGCCGCGTGCTAGACCGCAGGCACCACATCGTCCATTGGTCTGAGTTCACCCGCGGTGGACACTTCGCGGCTCTCGAGGCTCCCGACCTGCTCGTCGACGACATCCGCACGTTCTTCCGGCTGGTCCGGTAG